A window of the Molothrus ater isolate BHLD 08-10-18 breed brown headed cowbird chromosome 16, BPBGC_Mater_1.1, whole genome shotgun sequence genome harbors these coding sequences:
- the SSTR5 gene encoding somatostatin receptor type 5, protein MDPLYFSSTFSMEAAPGQANSSLLPNGTENATLPAPPPFQYIHKVLIPICYLLVCALGLSGNALVIYVVLRHAKMKTVTNIYILNLAVADVLFMLGLPFLATQNAISYWPFGSFLCRLVMTVDGINQFTSIFCLTVMSMDRYLAVVHPIKSTKWRRPRVAKLISATVWTFSFLVVLPVIIFSDVQEDFQTCNMNWPEPVNVWSAAFIIYTSVLGFFGPLLVICLCYLLIVVKVKSSGIRVGSTRRRRSERKVTRMVVIIVVVFVFCWLPFYTMNIVNLILILPADPVLEGLYFFMVVLSYANSCANPILYGFLSDNFKQSFQKVLCLRKGDGAEDGEPVEHRQENSSRLQESMLTQRNVEFNGHMQTSKV, encoded by the coding sequence aTGGATCCTCTGTACTTCTCCAGCACGTTCAGCATGGAGGCCGCTCCCGGCCAGGCCaactcctccctgctgcccaacGGGACGGAGAACGCGACGCTGCCGGCGCCGCCGCCGTTCCAGTACATCCACAAGGTGCTCATTCCCATCTGCTACCTGCTGGTGTGCGCCCTGGGGCTCAGCGGCAACGCCCTGGTCATCTACGTGGTGCTGCGCCACGCCAAGATGAAGACGGTCACCAACATCTACATCCTCAACCTGGCCGTGGCCGACGTGCTCTTCATGCTGGGCCTGCCCTTCCTGGCCACCCAAAACGCCATCTCCTACTGGCCCTTCGGCTCCTTCCTCTGCCGCCTTGTGATGACCGTGGACGGCATCAACCAGTTCACCAGCATCTTCTGCCTGACGGTGATGAGCATGGACCGCTACCTGGCCGTGGTGCACCCCATCAAATCCACCAAGTGGAGACGCCCCAGGGTGGCCAAGCTCATCAGTGCCACGGTCTGGACCTTCTCCTTCTTGGTGGTGCTGCCCGTGATCATCTTCTCGGACGTGCAGGAGGATTTCCAGACGTGCAACATGAACTGGCCGGAGCCGGTCAACGTCTGGTCGGCGGCGTTCATCATCTACACCTCGGTGCTGGGCTTCTTCGGGCCCTTGCTGGTCATCTGCCTGTGCTACCTGCTGATCGTGGTCAAGGTGAAGTCCTCGGGGATCCGCGTGGGCTCCACGCGGCGCCGCAGGTCGGAGCGGAAGGTCACCAGGATGGTGGTGATCATCGTAGTGGTCTTCGTGTTCTGCTGGCTGCCCTTCTACACCATGAACATCGTCAACCTGATCCTCATCCTGCCCGCCGACCCCGTCCTCGAGGGGCTCTACTTCTTCATGGTGGTGCTGAGCTACGCCAACAGCTGTGCCAACCCCATCCTCTACGGCTTCCTCTCCGACAACTTCAAGCAGAGCTTCCAGAAGGTTCTCTGCCTCAGGAAGGGTGATGGAGCGGAGGATGGAGAGCCCgtggagcacaggcaggagaaCAGCAGCCGCCTGCAGGAGTCCATGCTGACCCAGAGGAACGTGGAGTTCAACGGGCACATGCAGACCAGCAAGGTCTGA